A part of Armatimonadota bacterium genomic DNA contains:
- the mutS gene encoding DNA mismatch repair protein MutS, with amino-acid sequence MTSRLTPMLQQYTAVKQEHPDVILMFRLGDFYEMFGEDAHIASKELEITLTSRDAGKSGRMPMCGVPYHSVDRYIARLISRGYRVAICDQVEDTKSAKGLVKREVTRVVTPGTVLEDSMLDPGCNNYLMAVVLRSEVFGLAVIDISTGEFLVTQIAGCQSEQRFLDEIARIAPAEVLVPEECDELSQRIQDSCKARLTRFSPGGFMTSRDVLLEHFETSSLRGFGCDDFTAGLDAAASVLRYLESAQPAALAHIRSLSTYSTSGFMVLDAPTRRNLELTQSLLEGPKKGSLLEVLDMTVTPMGGRLMRRWLEQPLLDVQKIRGRLDAVGALHEDLLIRSALRESLQKVYDLERLISRTVARTANARDLIALRDSVLALPEIADSLSISPNDLLHGLSSSMSGLDAVAGIIGDAIVEEPPVNVRDGGVIRAGFNPDLDTLRGASKDGKSWIASLEAEERQRTGIRSLKVGYNSVFGYYIEISKSNLALVPEDYIRKQTMVNGERFITPQLKEYEAAVLGAEDRAAELEHDLFCAVRDRVSEEAQGVLAAAGAVAQVDVLCSFAESAAVNRYCKPEVDDGPGLVIRNGRHPVVERVQTGEPFVPNDTLLDCEENQLLIITGPNMAGKSTYLRQVALITLMAQIGAFVPADSARIGVVDRIFTRVGAHDELHAGQSTFMVEMTETANILNNATERSLIILDEIGRGTSTFDGLSIAWAVAEHIRGIGAKTLFATHYHHLNDLAGTMPGIKNYRIAVKEDEERVIWLRKIVPGGTDRSYGIQVAKLAGLPKEVVERAKEVLWSLESNGTSRGQLGREVRVAARTERLQLTLFEAEPHHVIEKLEALDTSVMTPIEALTMLYDLQKSLRE; translated from the coding sequence ATGACTTCGAGACTCACCCCCATGCTCCAGCAGTATACGGCCGTCAAGCAGGAGCACCCGGACGTCATCCTCATGTTCCGGCTCGGCGATTTCTATGAGATGTTCGGCGAAGACGCCCACATAGCCTCTAAGGAGTTGGAAATCACCCTGACGTCGCGGGATGCCGGCAAGTCCGGGCGCATGCCGATGTGCGGAGTCCCATACCATTCCGTCGACCGTTATATCGCTCGCCTCATATCTCGAGGCTATCGCGTGGCTATCTGCGACCAGGTCGAGGACACCAAGTCCGCGAAGGGACTGGTCAAGCGCGAGGTGACCCGAGTCGTGACTCCCGGAACCGTACTCGAGGACTCAATGCTCGATCCGGGATGCAACAACTACCTCATGGCGGTCGTGCTCAGGAGCGAGGTATTCGGCCTCGCGGTCATAGATATCTCTACCGGCGAGTTTCTCGTGACCCAAATCGCCGGATGTCAGTCAGAGCAGCGGTTTCTCGACGAGATTGCCAGGATCGCCCCCGCGGAAGTCCTCGTCCCGGAAGAGTGCGACGAGCTATCCCAGCGCATTCAGGACTCGTGCAAGGCCAGACTCACCCGATTCTCTCCGGGTGGGTTCATGACATCGCGTGATGTACTGCTAGAACACTTCGAGACCTCATCCCTACGGGGATTCGGCTGCGACGACTTCACTGCGGGCCTCGATGCCGCCGCCTCGGTTCTCAGGTATCTTGAGTCAGCCCAGCCGGCAGCGCTGGCCCATATTCGGTCCCTTAGCACGTACTCGACCTCCGGTTTCATGGTGCTGGATGCGCCGACCAGACGGAATCTGGAACTCACCCAGTCACTGCTCGAAGGACCGAAGAAGGGTAGCCTACTCGAAGTGCTCGACATGACGGTCACTCCGATGGGCGGGCGCCTGATGAGGAGATGGCTCGAACAGCCGCTTCTGGACGTTCAGAAGATTCGCGGGCGATTAGACGCGGTGGGGGCACTGCATGAGGACCTTCTCATTCGCAGCGCCCTCAGGGAATCCCTTCAGAAGGTATACGACCTGGAGAGGTTGATTTCGCGAACCGTCGCGAGGACTGCGAATGCTCGCGACCTCATTGCACTTCGGGACTCAGTCCTTGCGCTTCCCGAGATCGCGGATTCTCTCTCGATCTCTCCCAACGACCTGCTTCATGGTCTGAGCTCATCTATGTCGGGCCTGGACGCTGTGGCGGGGATCATCGGTGACGCCATTGTCGAGGAGCCGCCGGTCAACGTGAGGGACGGAGGAGTGATCAGGGCAGGGTTCAATCCCGATCTCGACACGCTTCGCGGCGCTAGCAAGGATGGCAAGTCCTGGATCGCGAGTCTCGAAGCCGAGGAAAGACAGCGCACAGGCATCAGGTCACTGAAGGTCGGTTATAACTCGGTGTTCGGCTACTACATTGAGATAAGCAAGTCGAATCTTGCGTTGGTGCCCGAGGACTACATTCGGAAGCAGACGATGGTGAACGGAGAACGGTTCATAACGCCGCAACTCAAGGAATACGAGGCTGCCGTTCTAGGCGCGGAGGATCGCGCTGCCGAACTCGAGCACGATCTCTTCTGCGCAGTCCGTGACCGGGTCTCCGAAGAGGCCCAAGGAGTCCTTGCAGCCGCCGGCGCCGTCGCACAGGTCGACGTGCTCTGTTCGTTCGCGGAGTCAGCGGCGGTCAACCGTTACTGCAAACCGGAGGTGGATGACGGCCCCGGATTGGTGATACGAAACGGGAGGCATCCGGTAGTGGAACGTGTTCAGACCGGAGAGCCGTTCGTGCCGAACGACACCTTGCTGGACTGCGAGGAGAATCAACTGCTTATCATCACCGGACCCAACATGGCCGGGAAGTCAACATATCTGCGACAGGTGGCCCTGATCACGTTGATGGCGCAGATTGGGGCCTTCGTCCCGGCAGACTCCGCTCGAATCGGAGTCGTGGACCGGATATTCACGCGTGTGGGAGCGCACGACGAACTCCATGCGGGCCAGAGCACCTTCATGGTCGAGATGACCGAGACCGCGAACATACTGAACAATGCGACCGAACGAAGCCTGATCATCCTCGACGAGATCGGCAGAGGCACCAGCACATTCGACGGCCTATCTATCGCCTGGGCCGTCGCGGAGCACATACGGGGAATCGGAGCGAAGACGCTATTCGCCACTCACTACCACCATCTGAATGACCTCGCAGGCACGATGCCGGGAATCAAGAACTACCGCATTGCCGTCAAGGAGGATGAGGAGCGGGTGATCTGGCTTCGGAAGATCGTTCCCGGCGGCACGGACCGAAGTTACGGGATTCAGGTGGCGAAGCTGGCGGGGCTTCCGAAGGAAGTCGTGGAGCGTGCGAAGGAGGTCCTCTGGTCGCTGGAGAGCAACGGGACGTCGAGGGGACAACTCGGACGGGAGGTGAGGGTGGCGGCGCGCACTGAGAGGCTGCAACTCACGCTCTTTGAGGCCGAGCCGCATCACGTCATCGAGAAGCTGGAAGCGCTCGATACCAGCGTGATGACACCAATCGAGGCCTTGACTATGCTCTACGACCTCCAGAAGAGCTTGAGAGAATAG
- a CDS encoding YjbH domain-containing protein, producing MTRLLVAAVAVAILSGAAFASPSFLGITGNILTPSDEVLMAGDFSAGMFMVQSDNTPFVIGANVGVNNQLEVGFGHYDPDVAGVGSNTFFSFKYSVIEETEAIPSLVIGAIDVTGELDPNDDPGFYAVLGKNITPFASNLMGKPISPIHAMVGIGGGIYNGFFGGLDWELNEQISLSAEYVNSLSLMNMFDKKSMMNFGVRLAFSESLTASGAIIDGNDFAFGLSFVRAGIDL from the coding sequence ATGACACGACTTCTGGTAGCCGCCGTGGCAGTTGCGATTCTCTCAGGCGCGGCGTTTGCGAGTCCTTCGTTTCTCGGTATCACCGGTAACATACTGACTCCGAGTGACGAGGTTCTTATGGCGGGAGATTTCAGTGCGGGGATGTTCATGGTGCAGAGCGACAACACGCCCTTCGTGATCGGGGCAAACGTCGGTGTGAACAACCAACTCGAGGTCGGCTTCGGCCACTATGATCCGGACGTTGCAGGCGTAGGTAGCAACACGTTCTTCAGCTTCAAGTACTCCGTGATCGAGGAGACCGAGGCGATTCCGTCCCTGGTGATCGGCGCGATTGACGTCACCGGGGAACTGGATCCGAACGATGACCCCGGGTTCTATGCTGTTCTGGGGAAGAATATCACGCCGTTTGCCAGCAACCTGATGGGTAAGCCGATCTCCCCGATCCATGCAATGGTTGGAATCGGCGGCGGCATATACAACGGCTTCTTCGGCGGCCTTGACTGGGAGTTGAACGAGCAGATCAGCCTGTCGGCCGAGTATGTGAACAGCCTCAGCCTCATGAATATGTTCGACAAGAAGTCAATGATGAACTTCGGCGTAAGGCTGGCATTCAGCGAGAGCCTGACTGCCTCCGGCGCGATAATAGACGGAAACGATTTCGCGTTCGGACTCTCATTCGTCAGAGCGGGCATAGATCTGTAG
- the miaB gene encoding tRNA (N6-isopentenyl adenosine(37)-C2)-methylthiotransferase MiaB: MAFTQQHQTKFMIMTWGCQMNEDDSTQMANLLARAGFSSTNDPMDADIVVLNTCSVREKPEQKVRSRLGELRLLKQEKPNLIIGVCGCMAQRDGLELRKTMPFIDLVLGTANIERLPSLIEDVRSSRGFASALDLPLRNGKRPSSARHSRCCCIERIIGDVGLRMFVPVMYGCDNFCTYCIVPRVRGPERSRAASEIVAEVRELVDKGCREVTLVGQNVNSYRGESVDTDFTDLLEQLNDVEGLQRIRFTTSHPKDLSDRLIEAIAELPKVCEHLHLPMQSGDNEILRRMGRGYTAEQYLDLVDKLRLRVPGISLTTDVMVGFPGETDERFENTVTLVEAIGFNGAFMFAFNPRPETDAALMDDQVDGRTKTRRLVELIAVQNEITLRGNEERVGETFEVLTEGPSQRDASRLTGYTRGNKTVNFRAHPGLTGELVMVRASQAHPWGFSGEIE, translated from the coding sequence ATGGCCTTCACTCAGCAGCATCAAACCAAGTTCATGATCATGACGTGGGGTTGTCAGATGAACGAGGACGACTCCACGCAGATGGCGAATCTCCTTGCCCGAGCAGGATTCAGCTCTACGAATGATCCGATGGACGCCGATATCGTCGTCCTCAATACATGCTCCGTTCGGGAGAAACCGGAGCAGAAGGTTCGGAGCAGACTCGGCGAACTCAGGCTTCTCAAGCAGGAGAAACCGAATCTGATCATCGGCGTGTGCGGATGTATGGCACAGAGAGACGGCTTGGAGCTGCGAAAGACGATGCCGTTCATAGATCTGGTGCTCGGAACCGCCAACATTGAGCGACTGCCGTCTCTCATCGAAGATGTGCGAAGTTCCCGCGGATTTGCATCGGCGCTCGATCTTCCATTGAGGAACGGCAAACGGCCTTCGAGCGCGCGTCATTCACGTTGCTGCTGTATCGAACGAATCATCGGGGATGTCGGACTCAGGATGTTCGTGCCCGTGATGTACGGCTGCGACAACTTCTGCACCTACTGCATCGTCCCGCGTGTCCGAGGTCCCGAACGCAGCCGCGCAGCATCCGAGATCGTTGCTGAAGTTCGGGAATTGGTGGACAAGGGCTGTCGTGAGGTCACACTGGTTGGGCAGAATGTGAACAGTTACCGCGGGGAGTCGGTGGACACGGACTTCACCGATCTGCTGGAACAGTTGAACGATGTCGAAGGGCTCCAGCGAATACGCTTCACTACCTCGCATCCCAAGGATTTGAGCGACAGACTCATCGAGGCAATTGCCGAGCTGCCGAAGGTCTGCGAGCATCTTCACCTGCCGATGCAGTCAGGGGACAATGAGATACTCCGCAGGATGGGAAGAGGGTATACGGCCGAGCAGTATCTGGATCTGGTTGACAAGCTGCGACTGCGCGTTCCCGGTATTTCCCTGACCACCGACGTCATGGTGGGCTTTCCCGGTGAGACGGACGAGCGGTTCGAGAACACCGTCACTCTCGTTGAGGCCATCGGCTTCAACGGTGCGTTCATGTTTGCTTTTAACCCGCGCCCCGAAACCGACGCCGCTCTCATGGACGACCAGGTGGACGGCAGAACGAAGACACGGCGTCTCGTCGAGCTGATCGCCGTTCAGAATGAAATCACCCTCAGGGGCAATGAGGAGCGTGTCGGCGAAACCTTCGAGGTGCTGACGGAGGGTCCGAGTCAGCGAGACGCTTCCAGATTGACAGGATATACCCGAGGCAACAAGACGGTAAACTTCAGGGCTCATCCCGGTTTGACTGGGGAGTTGGTCATGGTGCGCGCTTCCCAGGCTCACCCGTGGGGTTTCAGCGGCGAGATCGAGTGA
- the tatC gene encoding twin-arginine translocase subunit TatC, producing the protein MSDSAIAELEDDDAPGRQLELLEHLTELRTRIIRVVVYVAVGMLFGWIFYSRFFSFLTAPVSVFLKGDSSFLITGITEAFSIKMQISVVIGIVLALPLITMEGWRFVAPGLTRRERRSVKLVAPLSVVLSALGLVTAYFVMPMGIRWLIGLIPKEAKFMPNVQTSMLFIVKTYLAFAVLFQMPVVLMFLGKVGIVTSDMLTRNWRQAIVVIGIVAAAATPSGDAVTMMMMCGPMIVLYILSIGLVRMVEHRA; encoded by the coding sequence ATGTCCGATTCCGCGATTGCAGAGTTAGAAGATGACGACGCCCCGGGCCGACAGCTTGAGCTACTGGAGCACCTGACCGAGCTGCGAACGAGGATTATCCGAGTGGTCGTATACGTCGCGGTGGGCATGCTCTTCGGGTGGATATTCTATAGCCGCTTTTTCAGTTTCCTCACAGCGCCTGTTTCTGTGTTCTTGAAGGGCGACAGTTCGTTTCTTATAACGGGGATCACTGAGGCGTTCAGCATCAAGATGCAGATTTCCGTCGTTATCGGCATAGTGCTGGCGCTGCCCCTAATAACGATGGAAGGCTGGCGATTCGTCGCACCCGGCCTGACCCGACGAGAGCGGCGGTCGGTCAAACTCGTGGCTCCGCTGTCAGTCGTGCTGTCCGCGCTCGGGCTTGTGACGGCGTACTTCGTGATGCCGATGGGCATCAGATGGCTCATAGGCCTCATCCCGAAAGAAGCGAAGTTCATGCCGAACGTGCAGACCAGCATGCTGTTCATCGTGAAGACGTATCTCGCCTTCGCCGTGCTGTTCCAGATGCCGGTCGTGCTGATGTTCCTCGGAAAAGTCGGTATCGTCACTTCCGATATGCTCACGCGAAACTGGCGACAGGCGATCGTCGTCATCGGCATAGTTGCCGCCGCCGCCACTCCGTCGGGCGATGCTGTCACGATGATGATGATGTGTGGGCCGATGATCGTGCTATACATTCTCAGCATCGGCCTGGTCCGCATGGTCGAGCATCGAGCGTAG